A region of Gammaproteobacteria bacterium DNA encodes the following proteins:
- a CDS encoding ABC transporter permease: MRVANILYLGGKELRSLARDPLLLVLIAYAFTLSIYTAATAAPETLRKAPLAVIDEDHSPLSRRIVSAFYPPYFLPPAMIGPAALERGMDAGFYTFAINIPPGLQHDILAGRSPTIQLNVDATRMSQAFTGNSYIHTIITEEVNAFVHGHRATTPLPVDLALRVRFNPELNKSWFGSVTAVINQVTMLSIILTGAALIREREHGTVEHLLVMPVTPFEIMVSKVWSMGLVVLVATALSLAFVVQGLLAVPIEGSVALFLVGAALHLFVTTSLGIFLATVARSMPQFGLLMILVLVPLQILSGGVTPRESMPMPVQDLMLAAPTTHFIILAQAILFRGAGLAVVWPPFAALAAIGAVLFSVSLARFRRTLGAMA, translated from the coding sequence ATGCGCGTGGCCAACATCTTGTACCTGGGGGGTAAAGAGCTGCGCAGTCTGGCACGCGACCCGTTGCTGCTCGTGCTCATCGCCTACGCGTTCACGTTGTCGATCTACACGGCCGCGACGGCGGCGCCGGAGACGCTGCGCAAGGCGCCACTGGCCGTCATCGACGAGGACCACTCGCCCCTGTCACGACGGATCGTGAGCGCATTCTACCCACCCTATTTCCTGCCACCGGCCATGATCGGGCCAGCCGCGCTGGAGCGCGGCATGGATGCCGGGTTCTACACCTTTGCGATCAATATCCCGCCCGGCCTGCAGCACGACATCCTGGCCGGCCGCAGCCCGACGATTCAGCTCAATGTCGACGCCACCCGTATGAGTCAGGCCTTCACCGGCAACAGCTACATCCACACGATCATCACGGAGGAGGTGAACGCCTTCGTGCACGGCCATCGGGCCACCACGCCGCTGCCGGTCGATCTGGCGCTGCGGGTGCGCTTCAACCCCGAGTTGAACAAGTCGTGGTTCGGCAGCGTGACGGCGGTCATCAACCAGGTCACCATGCTGTCCATCATTCTCACGGGGGCCGCCCTGATCCGCGAACGCGAACATGGTACGGTGGAGCACCTGCTGGTGATGCCGGTGACGCCCTTTGAGATCATGGTCAGCAAGGTGTGGTCGATGGGGCTGGTGGTGCTCGTGGCCACGGCATTGTCGCTGGCGTTCGTCGTCCAGGGGCTGCTCGCGGTGCCCATCGAAGGTTCGGTCGCACTATTCCTGGTCGGTGCGGCGCTGCACCTGTTCGTTACCACGTCGCTCGGCATCTTCCTTGCCACCGTGGCGCGCTCGATGCCGCAGTTCGGCCTGTTGATGATACTGGTGCTGGTTCCCTTGCAGATTCTCTCGGGCGGGGTCACGCCGCGGGAGAGTATGCCCATGCCCGTACAGGATCTGATGCTCGCCGCACCCACGACACATTTCATCATCCTGGCCCAGGCCATCCTGTTCCGCGGTGCCGGTCTCGCGGTCGTGTGGCCGCCGTTCGCCGCCCTCGCGGCGATCGGGGCGGTCCTGTTCTCGGTCTCCCTGGCGCGCTTCCGCAGGACCTTGGGCGCGATGGCGTGA